From one Enterobacter kobei genomic stretch:
- a CDS encoding ATP-binding protein produces MSYRRTPFFASARGRLLFFNLLVMAVTLMVSGVAVFGFRHASQIQEQVQQQTLDDMTGSMNLARDTANVATAAVRLSQVVGALEYQGEAQGLKATQTALKGSLDQLAAAPLAGLEPALVGRITARSNELQRSVTQMLARGQRRHLQRNDLLSSLYQNQSHLRHLQTLSLRNGSHQPDERLLMEIDRLIEAAIQTPSPRPTVLQINDVMRQLPSQIDDPTGNAILADFTHELRKLGPLAQQLDESDLAINWYMYHIKALVAFLNGDINQYVARVAQASQERTAQSHHELRSGILFISAFALLALVITGFAGWYIYRNLGSNLTAISRAMSRLARGEQDVSVPGLQRRDELGELARAFNVFARNTASLEHTSRLLREKSTQMEIDRTVRQGLEEALLHSQKMKAVGQLTGGLAHDFNNLLAVIIGSLELVSPDSPEMPRISRALKAAGRGALLTQRLLAFSRKQALHPQAVEMQPLLENLAELMRHSLPATLTLSIEAQSPAWAAWIDVGQLENAIINLVMNARDAMEGQSGVIRLRTWNQRVTRSDGRRQDMVALDVIDSGCGMSQAIKAQVFEPFFTTKPTGSGSGLGLSMVYGFVRQSGGRVEIESAPGQGTTVRLHLPRATQQAVALPEPEATPDRDSADKLILVLEDEADVRQTVCEQLHQLGYLTLEAETGEQALDMLASSAEIDMLISDLMLPGGLSGAEVIHHARQHWPALPLLLISGQDLRPADNPALPEVELLHKPFTRAQLAQALGKALAKAG; encoded by the coding sequence ATGTCCTACCGCCGTACCCCTTTCTTCGCCAGCGCGCGCGGGCGGCTGCTGTTTTTCAATCTGCTGGTGATGGCCGTGACGTTGATGGTCAGCGGCGTCGCGGTGTTCGGCTTCCGTCATGCCAGCCAGATCCAGGAGCAGGTACAGCAGCAAACCCTGGATGACATGACCGGCAGCATGAACCTCGCGCGGGACACGGCGAACGTCGCCACGGCGGCGGTCAGGCTGTCGCAGGTCGTGGGGGCGCTGGAATATCAGGGCGAGGCGCAAGGGCTGAAAGCGACGCAGACGGCGCTCAAAGGTTCTCTGGATCAGCTGGCGGCCGCGCCGCTGGCGGGGCTGGAACCCGCGCTGGTCGGGCGTATTACCGCGCGCAGTAATGAATTACAGCGCAGCGTGACGCAAATGCTGGCGCGCGGACAGCGACGTCATTTACAGCGCAACGACCTGCTCAGCTCGCTGTATCAGAACCAGAGCCATTTACGCCATTTACAAACGCTGAGCCTGCGCAACGGCAGCCATCAACCCGACGAACGGCTGCTGATGGAGATCGACCGGCTGATTGAGGCGGCGATCCAGACGCCATCCCCGCGCCCGACGGTGCTGCAAATCAATGACGTGATGCGCCAGTTACCCTCACAGATCGACGACCCGACCGGCAACGCGATTCTGGCGGACTTCACCCACGAACTGCGCAAGCTCGGGCCGCTGGCGCAACAACTCGACGAAAGCGATCTGGCGATTAACTGGTACATGTACCACATCAAAGCGCTGGTGGCGTTTCTCAATGGCGACATCAATCAATACGTGGCGCGTGTGGCGCAGGCTTCGCAGGAGCGGACGGCGCAAAGCCACCATGAACTGCGTTCAGGGATCCTGTTTATTAGCGCGTTTGCGCTGCTGGCGCTGGTGATCACCGGCTTTGCCGGCTGGTATATCTATCGCAATCTCGGCTCTAACCTGACGGCGATCTCCCGCGCCATGTCGCGGCTGGCGCGCGGCGAGCAGGACGTCTCGGTGCCGGGCCTGCAACGGCGCGATGAGCTGGGTGAACTGGCGCGCGCGTTCAACGTTTTTGCCCGCAACACGGCGTCACTGGAGCACACCTCGCGGCTGTTGCGCGAAAAAAGTACCCAAATGGAGATCGACCGCACCGTGCGCCAGGGGCTGGAAGAAGCCCTGCTGCACAGCCAGAAAATGAAAGCGGTGGGGCAATTGACCGGCGGGCTGGCGCATGATTTTAACAACCTGCTGGCGGTGATCATTGGCAGTCTTGAGCTGGTCAGCCCCGACTCGCCGGAAATGCCGCGCATCAGCCGCGCGCTGAAAGCCGCCGGGCGCGGGGCGTTGCTCACCCAGCGTCTGCTGGCGTTTTCCCGCAAACAGGCTCTGCATCCACAGGCGGTAGAGATGCAGCCGCTTCTTGAAAACCTCGCCGAACTGATGCGCCATTCGCTGCCTGCCACCTTAACCCTGTCCATTGAGGCACAAAGCCCGGCGTGGGCGGCGTGGATCGACGTCGGCCAGCTGGAAAACGCCATTATTAACCTGGTAATGAACGCCCGCGACGCCATGGAGGGCCAGAGCGGTGTCATTCGGCTGCGCACCTGGAATCAGCGGGTCACGCGCAGCGATGGCCGTCGTCAGGATATGGTGGCGCTGGACGTGATCGACAGCGGCTGCGGGATGTCGCAGGCGATCAAAGCGCAGGTGTTTGAGCCGTTCTTTACCACCAAGCCCACCGGCAGCGGCAGCGGCCTGGGGCTGTCGATGGTCTACGGTTTTGTGCGCCAGTCGGGCGGACGGGTAGAAATCGAGAGCGCACCGGGGCAGGGAACGACGGTGCGGCTGCATCTGCCGCGCGCCACCCAGCAGGCCGTTGCGCTTCCCGAGCCGGAAGCGACGCCGGACCGCGACAGCGCCGACAAACTGATCCTCGTGCTGGAAGATGAAGCTGACGTGCGCCAGACAGTGTGCGAGCAGTTACATCAGCTGGGCTATCTGACGCTGGAGGCGGAAACCGGCGAGCAGGCGCTGGACATGCTGGCGTCGTCGGCAGAGATCGACATGCTGATTAGCGACCTGATGTTGCCCGGCGGCCTGAGCGGCGCAGAGGTGATCCATCACGCGCGCCAGCACTGGCCAGCGTTGCCGTTGCTGTTAATCAGCGGTCAGGATCTGCGCCCGGCAGACAATCCCGCGCTGCCGGAGGTGGAGTTGCTGCATAAGCCTTTTACCCGCGCACAACTGGCGCA
- a CDS encoding sugar ABC transporter ATP-binding protein: MSKTPVLDMRNIAKAFGKFYALKGVDLTVWPGEIHALMGENGAGKSTLMKILAGAYTATSGDILIDGKPYAIKSPKDALAAGITLIYQEMQLAPNLTVAENIFLGSELSRGGLVQRKAMMMQAQTVIDRLGAQFSASDLVMKLTIAEQQQVEIARALHRNSRILVMDEPTAALSSRETQRLFELILRLRDEGMAIIYISHRMAEVYELSDRVSVLRDGQYVGSLLRQNLNASELVRMMVGRPLSDLFNKDRDIPLGSPRLNVHHLTDGKKIQPTSLQVRSGEIVGLAGLVGAGRSELAQLIFGVRKPTGGVIEIDGEPVVIHSPRAAIDLGIGFLTENRKEQGLFLELAAAENITMATLERDANFGMLDRKKAQSISDDAIQLLNIRVPHAQVRAGGLSGGNQQKLLISRWVAIGPRILILDEPTRGVDVGAKSEIYRIMNEMARKGVAILMISSELPEIVGMSDRVYVMREGAIVGELPGDAISQENIMTLATGVDQAVHHE, encoded by the coding sequence ATGAGTAAAACGCCGGTACTCGACATGCGTAATATTGCCAAAGCCTTTGGCAAGTTTTACGCGCTTAAAGGCGTGGATTTAACGGTCTGGCCCGGTGAAATCCACGCGCTGATGGGAGAAAACGGCGCCGGTAAAAGCACGTTGATGAAAATTCTCGCCGGGGCGTATACCGCCACCAGCGGCGACATTCTCATCGACGGCAAGCCGTACGCTATTAAAAGCCCGAAAGATGCGCTGGCAGCAGGCATCACGCTGATTTATCAGGAGATGCAGCTTGCGCCTAACCTCACCGTGGCAGAGAACATTTTCCTCGGCAGCGAACTGTCACGCGGCGGGCTGGTACAGCGCAAAGCGATGATGATGCAGGCGCAAACGGTTATCGACCGCCTCGGCGCGCAGTTCAGTGCCAGCGATTTGGTGATGAAGCTGACCATCGCCGAACAACAGCAGGTTGAAATCGCCCGCGCCCTGCACCGCAACAGCCGCATTCTGGTGATGGATGAACCCACCGCCGCCCTCTCCTCCCGGGAAACCCAGCGTCTGTTTGAACTGATCCTGCGCCTGCGCGATGAAGGTATGGCGATTATTTACATCAGCCACCGCATGGCGGAAGTGTATGAGCTTTCGGATCGCGTCAGCGTGCTGCGTGACGGGCAGTACGTTGGCAGCCTGTTACGGCAAAACCTGAACGCCTCCGAACTGGTGCGCATGATGGTGGGCCGCCCGTTAAGCGATCTGTTTAATAAAGACCGCGATATTCCCCTCGGCAGCCCGCGCCTTAACGTTCATCACCTGACCGACGGCAAAAAAATCCAGCCCACCAGTTTGCAGGTGCGATCCGGCGAAATCGTCGGGCTTGCCGGGCTGGTGGGCGCTGGCCGCTCGGAGCTGGCCCAGCTCATTTTCGGCGTACGCAAGCCCACCGGCGGGGTGATTGAGATCGACGGTGAACCAGTGGTGATCCACTCTCCGCGCGCGGCTATCGATCTGGGGATCGGCTTTTTAACCGAAAACCGCAAAGAGCAGGGGCTATTTTTAGAGCTGGCCGCCGCCGAGAACATCACCATGGCGACCCTCGAGCGCGATGCGAACTTCGGCATGCTGGATCGTAAAAAAGCGCAGAGCATTTCCGACGATGCCATTCAGTTGCTGAATATTCGCGTCCCCCATGCGCAGGTGCGGGCGGGCGGCTTGTCCGGCGGCAACCAGCAGAAGCTATTGATTTCACGCTGGGTGGCCATTGGCCCGCGCATTCTGATCCTTGATGAGCCCACGCGCGGCGTCGACGTCGGCGCGAAAAGCGAGATCTACCGGATCATGAATGAGATGGCGCGCAAAGGCGTGGCGATCCTGATGATCTCCAGCGAACTGCCGGAGATCGTCGGCATGAGCGACCGGGTTTACGTGATGCGCGAGGGGGCGATTGTCGGCGAGCTGCCCGGCGACGCTATCTCTCAGGAAAATATTATGACGCTGGCAACCGGCGTCGATCAGGCGGTGCACCATGAATGA
- a CDS encoding ABC transporter permease subunit, producing MNEKQTSVTTPHQAAKVGSAKKMLMGDLMQTVGILPILILIVAVFGFITPNFFTESNLLNITRQASINIVLAAGMTFIILTGGIDLSVGSILGTTAVAAMVVSLIPEFAMLSIPAALMLGMVLGLFNGALVAFAGLPPFIVTLGTYTALRGAAYLLADGTTVINSDISFEWIGNNYLGPVPWLVVIALAVIAVCWFILRRTTLGVHIYAVGGNMQAARLTGIKVWLVLLFVYGMSGLLSGLGGVMSASRLYSANGNLGTGYELDAIAAVILGGTSFVGGIGTITGTLVGALIIATLNNGMTLMGVSYFWQLVIKGAVIIIAVLIDKYRTRHHQSA from the coding sequence ATGAATGAAAAACAGACTTCCGTAACCACGCCACACCAGGCGGCAAAAGTGGGATCGGCGAAAAAAATGCTGATGGGCGATTTGATGCAAACGGTGGGTATCCTGCCGATACTCATCCTGATCGTCGCCGTTTTTGGCTTTATCACCCCCAACTTTTTTACCGAAAGTAATCTGCTGAATATCACCCGCCAGGCGTCGATCAACATTGTGCTGGCGGCGGGCATGACCTTCATCATCCTGACCGGCGGCATTGATTTGTCGGTGGGTTCGATCCTTGGCACCACGGCGGTGGCGGCGATGGTGGTGTCGCTGATCCCGGAGTTCGCCATGCTGTCGATCCCCGCCGCGCTGATGCTCGGCATGGTGCTCGGCCTGTTCAACGGCGCGCTGGTGGCCTTTGCCGGTCTGCCGCCCTTTATCGTCACGCTCGGCACCTATACGGCGTTGCGCGGCGCGGCTTATCTGCTGGCTGACGGCACCACGGTGATCAACTCCGACATCAGCTTTGAGTGGATCGGCAATAACTATCTCGGCCCGGTGCCGTGGTTAGTGGTGATCGCGCTGGCGGTCATTGCCGTGTGCTGGTTCATTCTGCGGCGCACCACGCTAGGCGTACACATCTACGCCGTCGGCGGCAATATGCAGGCTGCCAGACTGACCGGCATCAAAGTCTGGCTGGTGCTGTTATTTGTCTACGGTATGAGCGGCCTGCTGTCCGGGCTGGGCGGCGTGATGAGCGCCTCGCGGCTGTACAGCGCCAACGGCAACTTAGGTACCGGCTATGAGCTGGACGCCATCGCCGCCGTTATTCTCGGCGGCACCAGCTTTGTCGGCGGTATCGGCACCATCACCGGTACGCTGGTGGGCGCGCTGATCATCGCCACCCTTAACAACGGCATGACGCTGATGGGCGTCTCCTACTTCTGGCAACTGGTGATCAAAGGGGCGGTGATCATCATTGCGGTGCTGATCGACAAATACCGTACCCGACATCATCAAAGTGCATAA
- a CDS encoding ABC transporter substrate-binding protein — MRLKPLVTALCAGALLAAGPFVQAKELKSIGVTVGDLANPFFVQITKGAELEARKLAGDNVKVTLVSSGYDLGQQVSQIDNFIAAKVDMIILNAADSKGIGPAVKRAKEAGIVVVAVDVAAEGADATITSNNTQAGEIACKYITDRLKGKGDVVIINGPPVSAVQNRVEGCQTEFKRHPGIKVLSYNQNAKGSREGGLEVMTSLLAANPKIDGVFAINDPTAIGADLAAKQAQRKEFFIVGVDGSPDGEEALKRDNSLFVATPAQDPQVMASKAVEIGYDILQGKPAPKEPVLIPVTMIDKQSVGTYKGWTVK; from the coding sequence ATGCGTTTGAAGCCATTAGTGACCGCGCTCTGTGCAGGCGCGCTGCTTGCCGCCGGCCCGTTTGTGCAGGCAAAAGAACTGAAATCCATTGGTGTGACCGTGGGCGATCTGGCGAACCCGTTCTTCGTGCAGATCACCAAAGGCGCGGAGCTGGAAGCACGCAAACTGGCGGGGGATAACGTGAAAGTGACGCTGGTTTCCAGCGGGTACGATCTCGGCCAGCAGGTGTCGCAGATCGATAACTTTATCGCCGCGAAAGTGGACATGATCATCCTTAACGCGGCGGATTCCAAAGGCATCGGCCCGGCGGTGAAACGCGCGAAAGAGGCGGGGATCGTGGTGGTGGCGGTTGACGTGGCGGCAGAAGGTGCAGACGCAACCATTACCTCCAATAACACCCAGGCGGGGGAAATTGCCTGTAAATACATTACCGATCGTCTGAAAGGCAAAGGTGATGTGGTGATCATCAACGGACCGCCGGTGTCAGCGGTACAAAACCGCGTGGAAGGTTGCCAGACTGAATTCAAACGCCATCCGGGAATTAAGGTGCTGTCGTATAACCAGAACGCCAAAGGCAGTCGTGAAGGCGGGCTGGAAGTGATGACCTCGCTGCTGGCCGCGAATCCGAAGATTGACGGCGTGTTCGCGATTAACGATCCGACAGCAATCGGTGCCGATCTGGCGGCGAAACAGGCGCAACGTAAAGAGTTCTTTATTGTCGGCGTGGATGGTTCACCGGATGGCGAAGAAGCGCTGAAGCGTGATAATTCGCTGTTTGTGGCAACGCCCGCGCAGGATCCGCAGGTGATGGCGTCGAAAGCGGTAGAAATCGGCTACGACATTTTGCAGGGCAAACCCGCGCCGAAAGAGCCGGTGCTGATCCCGGTGACGATGATCGACAAGCAAAGCGTCGGGACCTATAAAGGCTGGACGGTGAAATAA
- the nikR gene encoding nickel-responsive transcriptional regulator NikR: MLRITITIDDDLLATLDRLSDKRGYQSRSEALRDIVRQSLAEESATEADQHGYAVLSYVYEHETRELSSRLVAAQHQHHDLSVSTLHVHVSHDDCLEVAILKGNLQAIQRYADEIISQRGVHHGHVQCIPD, translated from the coding sequence ATGCTGCGCATCACCATCACCATTGACGATGATTTACTGGCAACGCTCGATCGCCTGAGCGACAAACGCGGCTACCAGAGCCGCTCGGAAGCGTTACGGGATATTGTGCGGCAATCGCTGGCGGAAGAATCCGCGACAGAGGCCGATCAGCACGGCTATGCGGTGCTGAGCTATGTTTATGAGCATGAAACCCGCGAGTTGTCATCACGGCTGGTGGCCGCCCAGCATCAGCACCATGATTTGTCGGTGTCGACGCTACACGTTCACGTCAGCCATGACGACTGTCTGGAAGTGGCGATCCTGAAAGGCAACTTGCAGGCTATTCAGCGTTATGCCGATGAGATCATCTCCCAGCGTGGGGTGCATCACGGCCATGTGCAGTGCATTCCGGATTAA
- the nikE gene encoding nickel import ATP-binding protein NikE yields the protein MTLIAINQVSHGYTSAGLFRHGQKKAVLEDISLEIRAGETLALLGRSGCGKSTLARLVTGLEKPQRGEVRYQGQNIHRLARGDAQRFRQDVQMVFQDALSAVNPRKTVAEIIAEPLRHLTTLSEAEQQVRIRTTLASVELDATFMGKLPSQLSGGQLQRVCLARALAVQPKLLVLDEAVSNLDLVLQAHIVALLKQLQTQLNIGFLFITHDLRLVKRFCQRVMVMDDGHIVETRPVDAQLCFATPAGIALQQAVLPAFPLR from the coding sequence ATGACGCTGATCGCCATTAACCAGGTTTCCCACGGTTACACCTCCGCGGGGCTGTTCAGGCACGGACAGAAAAAAGCCGTGCTGGAAGACATTTCCCTTGAGATCCGCGCGGGAGAAACTCTGGCGCTGCTCGGTCGCAGCGGCTGCGGTAAAAGCACGCTGGCGCGGCTGGTCACTGGCCTTGAAAAACCGCAGCGCGGCGAGGTGCGCTATCAGGGGCAGAATATTCACCGTCTGGCCCGCGGCGACGCACAGCGCTTTCGCCAGGATGTGCAGATGGTTTTCCAGGATGCCCTGAGCGCGGTTAATCCGCGCAAAACGGTGGCAGAAATTATTGCCGAACCGCTGCGCCACCTGACCACACTGTCGGAAGCCGAACAGCAGGTGCGTATTCGCACGACGCTTGCCAGCGTGGAACTGGACGCGACGTTCATGGGCAAACTGCCGTCTCAGCTCAGCGGCGGGCAATTACAGCGCGTCTGTCTGGCCAGGGCGCTGGCGGTACAGCCGAAATTACTGGTGCTGGACGAGGCGGTATCGAACCTCGATCTGGTGCTGCAGGCGCATATCGTGGCGCTGCTGAAGCAGCTCCAGACGCAGCTTAATATCGGCTTTCTGTTTATTACCCACGATCTGCGGCTGGTGAAGCGCTTCTGTCAGCGCGTGATGGTGATGGACGACGGCCATATTGTTGAAACCCGCCCGGTGGATGCGCAACTGTGCTTCGCCACCCCTGCCGGGATCGCTTTACAGCAGGCGGTATTGCCCGCTTTTCCGCTACGCTAA
- the nikD gene encoding nickel import ATP-binding protein NikD: MNTLTLDGFSFYADRCLVDDVSLTLRRGRVLALVGNSGCGKSLTCNGALGELPPGVRRTAGQVLLDGRIVAASALRGRLVSCVMQNPRSAFNPLRTIRDHARETCQALGKNGSDALLLARLADVGLDQAARVLSLYPFEMSGGMLQRVMIALALLGDAPFMFADEPTTDLDAVAQARILDVLADVMQQRAPGMLLVTHDMGVVARLADDVAVMEQGRIVEQGRVDEIFYRPQHPLSQRLVSAHLALYGEELPQ, from the coding sequence ATGAACACACTGACCCTCGACGGGTTTTCCTTTTATGCCGACAGGTGCCTGGTGGATGACGTCTCGCTGACCCTGCGCCGGGGACGGGTACTAGCGCTGGTGGGCAACAGCGGCTGCGGCAAATCGTTGACCTGTAACGGCGCGCTGGGCGAACTGCCGCCGGGCGTGCGGCGCACCGCCGGGCAGGTGCTGCTTGATGGCAGGATCGTGGCGGCAAGCGCATTGCGCGGCAGGCTGGTGTCCTGCGTGATGCAAAATCCGCGCAGCGCCTTTAATCCGCTGCGCACTATTCGCGATCACGCCAGGGAAACCTGCCAGGCGCTGGGTAAAAACGGCAGCGATGCGTTGCTGCTGGCACGGCTGGCGGATGTGGGGCTGGATCAGGCCGCCCGCGTGCTGTCGCTTTATCCGTTTGAGATGAGCGGCGGCATGTTACAGCGGGTGATGATCGCGCTGGCGCTGCTCGGCGATGCGCCCTTTATGTTCGCTGATGAGCCGACCACCGATCTTGATGCGGTGGCGCAGGCGCGCATTCTCGATGTGCTGGCTGATGTCATGCAACAGCGCGCACCGGGCATGTTGCTGGTGACGCATGATATGGGCGTGGTGGCGCGGCTGGCCGATGACGTGGCGGTGATGGAGCAAGGGCGGATTGTCGAGCAGGGTAGGGTGGATGAGATCTTTTACCGCCCGCAGCATCCGCTTTCGCAGCGGCTGGTCAGCGCGCATCTGGCGCTTTATGGCGAGGAGTTACCGCAATGA
- the nikC gene encoding nickel ABC transporter permease subunit NikC: protein MNTAFFARWSVRIALSIIALLLIIALTSQWWLPFDPLAINLPERLLSPDSHHWLGTDHLGRDIFSRLLAATRISLGAVLLCLLLVLTIGMIAGGAAGLLGGRIDQLIMRIADLFMTFPTSILSFFLVAILGTGITNVIIAIALSHWAWYARMVRSLVLSLRQREFVLAARLAGASRVRIFIEHISGAVLPSLLILATLDTGHMMLHIAGMSFLGLGVTAPTPEWGIMINDARQYIWTQPLQMFWPGLALFISVMSFNLVGDALRDHLDPGQAAQESHA, encoded by the coding sequence ATGAACACTGCATTTTTTGCCCGCTGGTCGGTGCGCATAGCCCTGTCGATCATCGCTCTGCTGCTGATAATTGCGCTGACCAGCCAGTGGTGGCTACCGTTCGATCCGCTGGCCATTAATCTGCCGGAGCGGCTGCTGTCGCCGGACAGCCACCACTGGCTGGGCACCGATCATCTGGGGCGCGATATTTTCAGTCGTCTGCTGGCGGCGACGCGTATTTCTCTCGGCGCGGTGCTGCTCTGCCTGCTGCTGGTGCTGACCATCGGCATGATCGCCGGTGGCGCGGCGGGGCTGCTGGGCGGGCGAATCGATCAACTGATCATGCGCATCGCCGATCTGTTTATGACCTTTCCCACCTCGATCCTGTCGTTTTTCCTGGTGGCGATCCTCGGTACTGGCATCACCAACGTGATCATCGCCATCGCCCTGTCGCACTGGGCCTGGTATGCGCGCATGGTGCGCAGTCTGGTGCTGTCGCTGCGTCAGCGGGAATTCGTGCTGGCGGCGCGTCTCGCCGGGGCCAGCCGGGTGCGGATTTTTATCGAGCACATCAGCGGCGCGGTGCTGCCGTCGCTGCTGATCCTCGCCACGCTCGATACCGGTCACATGATGCTGCACATCGCCGGCATGTCTTTTCTCGGCCTGGGCGTCACCGCGCCAACGCCGGAGTGGGGGATCATGATCAACGATGCGCGGCAGTATATCTGGACGCAGCCACTGCAAATGTTCTGGCCGGGGCTGGCGCTGTTTATCAGCGTGATGAGTTTTAACCTGGTGGGCGACGCGCTGCGCGACCATCTCGATCCCGGCCAGGCCGCGCAGGAGAGCCACGCATGA
- the nikB gene encoding nickel ABC transporter permease subunit NikB, translating into MLNWVLRRLLLLIPILLAASLLVFLMLHLGVGDPAMDYLRLSGVPPTPDVLAATREMLGLNAPLPVQYWHWLIRAVRLDFGVSYATQRPVLDDLLHFLPATLQLAGLALVMILVISVPLGIWAARYPNRLPDHIVRAIAFLGVSMPNFWLAFLLVMLFSVKLNWLPAMGYGGWRYMILPAVSIAFMSLSINARLLRTSMLEVAGQRHVTWARLRGLTAAQTERHHVLKNAAVPLVTALGMHIGELIGGTLIIESIFAWPGVGRYAVSAIFNRDYPVIQCFTLLMVTVFVICNLLVDMINAALDPRVRSHEGHPA; encoded by the coding sequence ATGCTGAACTGGGTGTTACGTCGTCTGTTGCTGCTGATCCCGATCCTGCTGGCGGCGTCGCTGCTGGTCTTTCTGATGCTGCATCTTGGCGTCGGCGATCCGGCGATGGATTATTTACGCCTCTCCGGCGTGCCGCCAACACCGGACGTGCTGGCCGCTACCCGGGAAATGCTCGGGCTTAACGCGCCGCTGCCGGTGCAATACTGGCACTGGCTGATCCGCGCCGTGCGGCTGGATTTCGGCGTTTCTTACGCCACCCAGCGCCCGGTACTCGACGATCTGCTGCATTTTCTGCCCGCGACGCTGCAACTGGCGGGACTGGCGCTGGTGATGATCCTGGTGATTTCCGTGCCGCTCGGCATCTGGGCGGCGCGTTATCCCAATCGCCTGCCGGATCATATCGTGCGCGCGATCGCTTTTCTTGGCGTCTCGATGCCCAATTTCTGGCTGGCGTTTCTGCTGGTGATGCTCTTTTCCGTGAAGCTGAACTGGCTACCGGCAATGGGCTACGGCGGCTGGCGTTACATGATCCTGCCGGCGGTTTCGATCGCTTTTATGTCGCTTTCCATCAACGCCCGTCTGCTGCGCACCAGTATGCTGGAAGTGGCGGGGCAACGGCATGTCACCTGGGCGCGGCTGCGGGGCTTAACGGCGGCGCAAACCGAGCGCCACCATGTGCTGAAAAATGCCGCCGTTCCGCTGGTCACCGCGCTGGGAATGCATATCGGCGAGCTGATTGGCGGCACGCTGATCATCGAAAGCATTTTTGCCTGGCCAGGCGTCGGGCGCTACGCCGTCTCCGCCATTTTTAACCGCGACTACCCGGTCATCCAGTGCTTCACTCTGCTGATGGTGACGGTGTTTGTGATCTGCAATTTGCTGGTAGATATGATCAACGCGGCGCTGGATCCCCGTGTGCGCAGTCATGAAGGACACCCCGCATGA